In Tessaracoccus flavus, the following are encoded in one genomic region:
- a CDS encoding glycoside hydrolase family 32 protein: protein MHDTPHYRPELHFTPEGTWMNDPNGLLFHKGRYHLFFQNNPTGRTWGNISWGHAVSTDLLTWEELPVAIPATAEEMAFSGSVVWDRLNTSGLGDGPEGPLVALFTSSYTALDPSRPGQQAQSIAYSVDDGLTWTRYDRNPVLERGSSDFRDPKVSWHEPSGRWVMVTVEAVDRQVLIHSSADLLTWTHESSVGPLGEEGLLWECPDLVEVPVEGTATSRWVLLLSTNPGGFSGGSGMRYLVGDFDGASFAPDEAGWRWLDYGPDFYAAVSFHGLRDPLILGWMSNWSYANDTPTHPWQSAMTLARRVTLVETELGPVLRQRPVLPEVIPAGVMRVDVELSEGDALILESGFGEFSSRCVVHRGADGALVVDRSDADPHAVHTGFPATSPIPLPAGPVSGVLIEDHGLIELFLLDGLVTVALQTFPHPGPVRVRQLGADDRARATSSPA, encoded by the coding sequence ATGCACGACACCCCCCACTACCGCCCCGAGTTGCACTTCACCCCCGAAGGCACCTGGATGAACGACCCGAACGGGTTGCTCTTCCACAAGGGGCGCTACCACCTGTTCTTCCAGAACAACCCGACCGGGCGCACCTGGGGAAACATCAGTTGGGGGCACGCCGTCTCGACCGACCTCCTCACCTGGGAGGAACTGCCGGTGGCCATCCCCGCCACTGCCGAGGAGATGGCCTTCTCCGGCTCCGTCGTCTGGGACCGACTGAACACGTCGGGCCTGGGCGACGGACCGGAGGGTCCGCTGGTGGCCCTGTTCACCAGCTCCTACACCGCCCTCGACCCGAGCCGGCCCGGGCAGCAGGCCCAGTCGATCGCCTACAGCGTCGACGACGGCCTGACCTGGACCCGCTATGACCGCAACCCCGTGCTCGAGCGTGGATCGTCGGACTTCCGCGACCCGAAGGTGTCGTGGCATGAGCCCAGCGGGCGATGGGTGATGGTCACGGTGGAGGCCGTCGACCGGCAGGTCCTCATCCATTCGTCGGCCGACCTTCTCACCTGGACCCACGAGAGCAGCGTCGGGCCGCTTGGGGAGGAGGGGCTCCTGTGGGAGTGCCCCGACCTTGTCGAGGTGCCGGTCGAGGGCACTGCGACCTCGCGCTGGGTTCTCCTGCTCAGCACCAACCCGGGCGGGTTCTCCGGCGGATCCGGGATGCGCTACCTCGTCGGCGACTTCGACGGCGCCAGCTTCGCCCCGGATGAGGCAGGGTGGCGGTGGCTGGACTATGGACCCGACTTCTATGCGGCCGTCTCGTTCCACGGCCTGAGGGACCCGTTGATCCTCGGGTGGATGAGCAACTGGTCCTACGCCAACGACACCCCCACCCATCCGTGGCAGTCGGCGATGACGCTCGCCCGCCGGGTCACGCTCGTCGAGACGGAGCTCGGGCCGGTCCTTCGGCAGAGGCCGGTCCTCCCCGAGGTCATCCCCGCCGGGGTGATGCGGGTGGACGTCGAGCTGTCCGAGGGCGACGCGCTGATCCTCGAGTCGGGTTTCGGGGAGTTCTCAAGCCGCTGCGTGGTGCACCGTGGCGCGGACGGGGCACTGGTCGTCGACCGCAGCGACGCCGATCCGCACGCGGTCCACACCGGATTCCCTGCCACGTCACCCATCCCGCTTCCCGCGGGGCCCGTCTCGGGGGTCCTCATCGAGGACCACGGCCTCATCGAGCTCTTCCTCCTCGACGGCCTCGTCACCGTCGCGCTCCAGACCTTCCCCCACCCGGGGCCGGTCCGGGTGCGTCAGCTCGGCGCCGACGACAGGGCGCGGGCCACGTCGTCGCCCGCCTGA